A genomic stretch from Methanobrevibacter sp. includes:
- a CDS encoding ATP-binding protein — MKHNPFRKRTGILPSYFTGRENELNELKKIYNSTKMGVPGHLILYGPKGIGKTSLLLKFQEEITNIGEVYSVRIPLMEGNFEDIYSLIIEKCSDTLNINIGHFWEKISSLGINIPFIGGVSVSREIPKTSPAVAFEKILNVIYDELGSDNPVLILLFDDLQRIMGNDETMKILSILQNALVELNLKGKNIMFVATGSEDIFNKIQDKLDSAVRIFEPYLIGPLSYGEVYDAINIPIKKQNVTFEEDVLKAIYELSNGIPYYMQILAYSCFEETNENDEVTMVEFKKASMYSLNILAQREFKALFSKSTTEERKILCLMAENDETVLSYSYIKENANLKSEPSALLKNLVNKNMIIKPSRGKYKLKNNLFKLYLQNLKINQETGLINNY; from the coding sequence ATGAAACATAATCCTTTCAGAAAACGAACAGGAATCTTGCCATCATATTTTACTGGCCGTGAAAATGAATTAAATGAACTTAAAAAAATATATAACTCAACTAAAATGGGAGTTCCAGGCCATTTAATATTATATGGACCAAAAGGCATTGGAAAAACATCTTTACTATTAAAATTTCAAGAGGAAATAACCAATATTGGTGAGGTATATTCAGTTAGAATTCCATTAATGGAAGGAAATTTTGAAGATATTTACTCATTAATAATAGAAAAATGTTCCGATACATTAAATATTAATATTGGACATTTTTGGGAGAAAATAAGTTCACTAGGTATTAATATACCCTTCATCGGAGGAGTATCAGTATCACGTGAAATTCCTAAAACCAGTCCTGCTGTTGCTTTTGAAAAAATTTTAAACGTGATTTATGATGAGTTGGGTTCTGACAATCCTGTCTTAATTCTATTGTTTGATGACCTTCAAAGGATTATGGGCAATGATGAAACAATGAAAATATTAAGCATATTGCAAAATGCTCTTGTAGAATTAAATCTAAAAGGAAAAAACATAATGTTTGTAGCTACAGGATCAGAAGACATTTTCAATAAAATACAAGATAAACTTGACTCAGCAGTAAGGATATTTGAACCTTATTTGATTGGACCATTATCTTATGGGGAAGTATATGATGCAATTAACATTCCGATTAAAAAACAAAATGTGACATTTGAAGAGGATGTCTTAAAGGCAATATATGAATTGTCTAACGGGATTCCATATTATATGCAAATACTTGCCTACAGTTGTTTTGAAGAAACTAACGAAAATGATGAAGTAACTATGGTTGAGTTTAAAAAGGCCTCTATGTATTCCCTAAACATTTTAGCTCAACGTGAATTTAAAGCATTATTCAGTAAATCTACTACGGAAGAGAGAAAAATACTGTGTTTGATGGCTGAAAATGATGAAACAGTTTTATCTTATTCATATATTAAAGAGAATGCTAATTTAAAATCAGAACCTTCAGCATTGCTAAAAAATTTAGTTAACAAAAATATGATAATCAAACCGTCAAGAGGTAAATACAAATTAAAAAACAATCTTTTCAAATTATACTTGCAAAACTTAAAGATAAATCAGGAAACAGGTTTAATTAACAATTACTGA
- a CDS encoding HXXEE domain-containing protein, which translates to MREYNLEILTFIMFGMVTFSALFYNSLNLVQKTMLVYMFLFTLHEWEETRLPGGFAKLMLKFFKLKATPTQIHAAHIPVTVLLIIITFVPFFTQYTLLTLVPVYLGLFETFIHIIGIKLHKMEKPYTPGLITALCLGLTSIIAMINFSSNHLLQSWDYVWGLLIMFICFGAMQRTVIAIYGLGYKDLIDNLK; encoded by the coding sequence ATGAGAGAATATAATTTGGAAATTCTTACTTTCATCATGTTTGGAATGGTGACATTTTCAGCGTTGTTTTATAATAGTTTGAATTTGGTTCAAAAGACCATGTTAGTTTATATGTTTCTTTTCACCCTTCATGAATGGGAAGAAACACGCTTGCCGGGAGGATTTGCAAAATTAATGTTAAAATTCTTCAAGCTCAAAGCAACTCCAACTCAGATACATGCTGCACATATTCCAGTTACTGTTTTATTAATCATAATTACATTTGTACCTTTTTTTACACAATATACTTTGTTAACGTTAGTTCCTGTTTACTTGGGATTATTTGAAACATTTATACATATAATAGGCATTAAACTTCACAAAATGGAAAAGCCTTACACTCCCGGTTTAATCACTGCATTGTGTCTTGGACTAACATCAATAATTGCAATGATAAACTTTTCCAGCAATCATCTCCTTCAAAGCTGGGATTATGTATGGGGACTACTAATAATGTTTATATGCTTCGGTGCAATGCAAAGAACAGTCATTGCAATCTATGGCTTAGGATACAAAGATTTAATTGATAATTTAAAATAA
- a CDS encoding tRNA threonylcarbamoyladenosine dehydratase: MEEKFSRTEMLIGNEGMKKLKEAKVAIFGLGGVGSFVCEGLARSGIGNFILVDFDKVDESNINRQLIATTKTIGEYKVDLMRQRILDINPDANVDVHREFYTADSEIDIITKDLSYAVDCVDTIMAKIAIICKCDELDIPVISAMGAGNKLDPTMFEVADIYETSVCPLARIMKKDLKKRNIEKLKVVYSKEHAINTHDHEINKNNKKFKVKGSVSFVPSVAGLIIAGEVIKDIS; this comes from the coding sequence ATGGAAGAAAAATTTTCAAGAACAGAAATGTTAATTGGAAATGAGGGAATGAAAAAATTAAAAGAAGCGAAAGTTGCCATTTTTGGTCTTGGAGGCGTAGGCTCATTTGTTTGTGAAGGACTCGCCAGAAGCGGAATAGGAAATTTCATTTTAGTTGATTTTGACAAGGTGGATGAAAGCAACATCAACAGACAACTGATTGCAACAACAAAAACAATAGGCGAGTATAAGGTTGATTTGATGAGGCAGAGAATCCTAGATATCAACCCTGATGCGAATGTTGATGTCCATAGGGAATTTTACACAGCTGATTCAGAAATTGATATCATCACAAAAGACTTGTCATATGCCGTTGACTGTGTAGACACAATAATGGCAAAGATTGCTATCATATGCAAATGTGATGAACTTGACATTCCAGTTATCTCCGCAATGGGAGCAGGAAACAAGCTGGACCCTACAATGTTTGAAGTGGCTGACATTTATGAAACCTCAGTATGTCCGCTTGCCAGAATAATGAAAAAGGATTTAAAAAAGAGAAATATAGAAAAATTGAAAGTTGTCTATTCAAAAGAACACGCAATAAACACACACGACCATGAGATTAACAAAAATAATAAAAAATTTAAAGTTAAAGGCAGCGTTTCTTTTGTACCCTCTGTTGCAGGACTGATAATTGCAGGTGAAGTAATAAAGGACATTAGCTGA
- a CDS encoding TatD family hydrolase — protein sequence MIIDTHCHIYKSEMEDAEEIIKKAAKNDIRIILNGTNPLSNKEVLELSSKYDNVYAALGYLYSFADEVTDGDILLLDNQLDSDKVVAVGEIGLDYYHTKENRDKQKQLFEKMLNLAEKHDLPVIVHSRKSMQDTFDILKKHDAVGSMHSYQGSVEMAQEFIKLGFYIGIGGTITHKNNKKTKMLVKKIDIGHMLVETDSPYLTPEEKRGERNTSLNLNYITSKMAQELDMGEDEVIEITAQNAKRLFKI from the coding sequence ATGATAATAGATACTCATTGCCATATTTATAAAAGTGAAATGGAAGATGCAGAGGAAATAATTAAAAAGGCTGCAAAAAATGATATACGTATAATATTGAACGGCACAAATCCTTTAAGCAATAAAGAAGTATTGGAGCTGTCATCCAAGTATGATAATGTTTATGCAGCTTTGGGATATTTGTATTCATTTGCAGATGAGGTAACTGATGGAGATATTCTTCTTCTGGATAATCAACTTGATAGCGATAAAGTGGTGGCAGTAGGTGAGATTGGTCTTGACTATTACCATACAAAGGAAAACAGGGATAAACAAAAACAATTATTTGAAAAAATGTTGAATCTTGCAGAAAAACATGATTTGCCGGTTATAGTGCATTCCAGAAAATCGATGCAGGACACATTTGACATATTGAAAAAACATGATGCTGTAGGATCCATGCACAGTTATCAGGGTTCTGTTGAAATGGCACAGGAATTTATTAAATTAGGTTTTTATATTGGTATAGGGGGTACAATCACCCACAAAAACAATAAAAAAACAAAAATGTTGGTTAAAAAAATAGATATTGGTCATATGCTTGTTGAAACAGATTCTCCATATTTGACTCCAGAAGAGAAAAGGGGTGAGAGAAATACATCCCTCAACTTGAATTATATAACAAGTAAAATGGCGCAAGAATTGGACATGGGTGAAGATGAGGTAATAGAAATAACTGCGCAAAACGCTAAAAGATTATTTAAAATATAA
- a CDS encoding V4R domain-containing protein, whose protein sequence is MSEQKPIQIFSNLNENIGVNVVKSPVKLTILEMLRDSEMEFDEIVSNTGKSKSTVSVHLKSLRENGIISYRVHPKDNRKKIFYINSKYLGSVNISEPKEIEETQSDYIINNIIKDDGEFSTLLFHTLKSMLIQEGVNIDPILQSTGNSIGKSIFDTIYDDDLDVFMDNIAEFWQRKGLGKLTYKIGQIIKITTYDCFECKLLPRTGKPACFLDTGIFEGLFTEFFNLPVSVIETQCYTMGDEKCVFEIEPQHIKNY, encoded by the coding sequence ATGAGTGAACAAAAGCCAATACAGATTTTTTCAAATTTAAACGAAAACATCGGGGTCAATGTAGTAAAAAGTCCAGTAAAGTTAACAATTCTTGAAATGTTAAGGGACAGTGAAATGGAATTTGATGAAATTGTTAGTAACACTGGTAAATCAAAATCAACAGTATCCGTACATTTGAAAAGTTTAAGGGAAAATGGAATAATCTCTTACAGAGTACATCCAAAAGACAACAGAAAAAAAATATTTTATATCAACTCAAAATACTTGGGATCAGTAAACATATCCGAACCAAAAGAAATTGAAGAAACACAATCAGACTACATTATAAATAATATAATCAAGGACGATGGTGAATTCTCAACATTACTATTCCATACATTAAAGTCAATGCTTATCCAGGAAGGGGTTAATATAGATCCTATTTTACAATCAACAGGAAACAGTATTGGTAAATCCATATTTGATACTATTTATGATGATGATTTGGATGTTTTCATGGATAATATTGCTGAATTTTGGCAAAGAAAGGGGCTCGGCAAATTAACATATAAAATAGGTCAGATAATAAAGATAACTACTTATGATTGTTTTGAATGCAAACTTCTTCCAAGAACAGGAAAACCTGCATGCTTTTTAGACACCGGAATATTTGAAGGATTATTTACAGAATTCTTTAATTTGCCGGTAAGTGTAATAGAAACCCAATGCTACACAATGGGTGATGAAAAGTGTGTGTTTGAGATTGAACCTCAACACATTAAAAATTACTAA
- the cobI gene encoding precorrin-2 C(20)-methyltransferase, with protein sequence MAEKGKLIGIGVGPGDTELLTLKAARVLKTVPVVFSPKSSKEKESIALSIVKPILEERKDFKRLMLVEPIFPMIEDKKELEKIWNSAAEMIAQYLDSGRDVAFITLGDTSIFSTYSYVQKKLIDRYEIETIPGITSFTACAAARNKALVEQNDILTIVPKIDDRLDDVLEYSDSVVLMKASRNTSELESTIEAKNREKEIYSVQNCTRENEKIIEGFSTEKPYLTTTIIQFKDD encoded by the coding sequence ATGGCTGAAAAAGGAAAATTAATTGGAATTGGTGTAGGACCTGGAGATACTGAATTATTGACTTTAAAAGCTGCTCGAGTTTTAAAAACTGTTCCAGTAGTATTCTCACCAAAATCATCAAAAGAAAAAGAAAGTATCGCATTATCTATTGTTAAACCAATACTTGAAGAAAGAAAAGATTTTAAAAGATTAATGCTTGTAGAACCTATTTTTCCAATGATTGAAGATAAAAAAGAGCTTGAAAAGATATGGAATAGTGCTGCTGAGATGATTGCACAATACCTCGACAGTGGAAGGGATGTGGCATTTATCACCCTTGGAGACACTTCAATTTTCAGTACCTACTCCTATGTGCAGAAAAAATTAATTGACAGATATGAAATCGAAACAATTCCAGGAATTACCTCATTTACAGCTTGCGCAGCTGCAAGAAACAAGGCTCTTGTTGAGCAAAATGATATTTTGACTATTGTTCCTAAAATCGATGATAGATTAGATGATGTTTTAGAGTATAGTGATTCCGTTGTTCTTATGAAAGCTTCAAGAAATACAAGTGAGTTGGAATCAACTATTGAAGCTAAAAATAGAGAAAAAGAAATTTATTCTGTTCAAAATTGCACTCGTGAAAACGAAAAGATTATTGAAGGCTTTTCAACTGAAAAACCTTACTTGACAACTACCATCATACAGTTTAAGGATGATTAG
- a CDS encoding helicase C-terminal domain-containing protein, whose protein sequence is MSDSMFCPNCGMLKSNCVCGKYKNERPKGPTNLFSFAKPRKSSILDDEIPEVYSVENYQQDEGTAAYLKEIYPHIDDEIIVNFPFKQPRMGQLEIIQDINDAIKKGYKYIILEAGTGTGKSAIATTLAKMYESAYILTMTKQLQAQYSNEFDFPLVKGRSNFACLHDNLESTCDMGDCKTTPTSAKFFCPYGVAKNPTLDAELAFEDSFGGTVFYQSDAHCHYWNQKANSVNSPITLMNYDYAIVELNYVKHFGKRSLLILDEAHNIENKLMSTMEVTLYNRTLEKDINKIMSKSILEDGELEDWVMEVDAIRESYEEIDLKDVSKNKADRIRSTIARLKTLKDNLEKEPRNWVIDTDETSVCFKPLRVHHYAKNHLLKYGDVVIFMSATILSHKMFSKWLGLNPNEVYHIKVDSPFTKEKRPIILNLAGKMSANRIKNTAPKTIPILQEILKKHEGDKGLIHTHSYKCQQYITNNLYNSRLVSHTSKNREQVLNFFEKDENPLVLVSPSMSEGVDLPYDKCRFQVIYKIPFPYLGDKQVNMRMKRDKKWYAYKTVMTLMQAYGRGMRAEDDSCYTYIIDSDINMLFKSPMYRSLIPDFFKEAVVRVKK, encoded by the coding sequence ATGTCAGATTCAATGTTTTGTCCAAATTGTGGAATGTTAAAAAGTAATTGTGTTTGTGGAAAATACAAGAATGAAAGACCAAAAGGTCCTACTAATTTATTTAGCTTTGCTAAGCCTAGAAAATCATCTATTTTGGATGATGAGATTCCTGAAGTATATTCTGTTGAGAATTATCAGCAAGATGAGGGAACTGCAGCATATTTGAAAGAAATTTATCCTCATATAGATGATGAAATTATTGTTAATTTTCCTTTCAAACAACCTAGAATGGGACAATTGGAAATTATACAGGATATAAATGATGCAATAAAAAAAGGTTACAAGTATATTATTTTAGAGGCAGGTACAGGTACAGGTAAATCAGCAATTGCTACAACTCTTGCTAAAATGTATGAATCTGCTTATATTCTAACAATGACAAAGCAACTGCAGGCGCAATACTCTAATGAATTTGATTTTCCTCTGGTTAAAGGAAGAAGCAATTTTGCATGCTTGCATGATAATCTTGAGTCAACATGTGATATGGGGGACTGTAAAACAACTCCAACATCAGCCAAATTTTTCTGCCCTTATGGAGTTGCAAAAAATCCGACATTGGATGCTGAACTTGCATTTGAAGATTCATTTGGAGGAACCGTATTCTACCAGTCAGATGCGCATTGCCATTACTGGAATCAGAAGGCCAATTCAGTAAACTCTCCAATTACATTGATGAACTATGATTATGCAATTGTTGAGTTAAATTATGTAAAGCATTTTGGAAAACGTTCATTATTGATTTTAGACGAAGCCCACAATATCGAGAACAAATTAATGTCAACTATGGAAGTTACATTATATAACCGGACTCTTGAAAAGGATATTAATAAAATAATGTCAAAATCAATTCTTGAAGACGGCGAACTTGAAGATTGGGTAATGGAAGTCGATGCAATAAGGGAATCCTATGAGGAAATTGACTTAAAAGATGTAAGTAAAAATAAAGCAGACAGGATAAGATCAACAATCGCCAGACTTAAAACTCTTAAGGATAATCTTGAAAAGGAACCAAGAAATTGGGTAATTGACACAGATGAAACAAGCGTTTGTTTTAAACCGTTGAGAGTCCATCATTACGCTAAAAACCACCTGTTAAAATATGGAGATGTTGTAATATTTATGAGTGCAACAATCCTTTCACATAAAATGTTTTCAAAATGGTTGGGATTAAATCCGAATGAAGTATACCACATTAAGGTTGACAGTCCGTTTACCAAGGAAAAAAGACCAATTATTCTTAATCTTGCAGGAAAAATGTCTGCAAACAGAATAAAAAACACTGCACCGAAAACAATCCCTATACTGCAGGAGATTCTTAAAAAACATGAAGGGGACAAGGGTTTGATACACACTCACAGCTATAAATGTCAGCAATACATTACAAATAACCTTTATAATTCCCGTTTGGTATCACACACTTCAAAAAACAGGGAACAGGTATTGAATTTCTTTGAGAAAGATGAAAATCCTTTAGTATTGGTTTCTCCATCAATGAGTGAAGGTGTGGATTTGCCATATGATAAATGCAGATTCCAGGTTATTTATAAAATACCGTTCCCATATCTCGGAGACAAACAGGTCAATATGAGGATGAAAAGGGATAAGAAATGGTATGCATATAAAACAGTAATGACATTAATGCAGGCGTATGGTCGTGGAATGAGGGCTGAAGATGATTCCTGCTACACTTACATTATAGACAGTGATATTAACATGTTATTCAAAAGTCCAATGTATAGATCACTGATTCCTGACTTTTTTAAAGAGGCAGTTGTTAGGGTGAAAAAATAA
- a CDS encoding topoisomerase IV, with protein MKESKEKEHRISNLKDMIDNVKDEKESINFEDIEEDSELISYLNEDNLNYEELEIDDEFIYHPGDEDKSAITLEENPIDEEFIIKTPKSEDINENDEYDEFEDDFVGEISENFDNIINAKIRGKPILAIVSSILGIILLIISVFIFESRSDRVIDNVVAGESSFMFVIFLIVGLFLLCYGIFKLFDIKNPFGNITSRIDSIDNEDEDKKDDDNTKKEKPSPKVIPKSKIPLDKESYKIGEFDIEDLKTSLKKPTTSSKKPVVEDIEDLPPAKEKTPKNDELTAEEIEDIEYEQAKLESESIDDIFAEVEDIEDIEIISIDSKEEK; from the coding sequence ATGAAAGAATCTAAAGAAAAAGAGCATAGGATTTCTAATTTGAAAGACATGATAGACAATGTCAAAGACGAGAAAGAATCCATAAACTTTGAAGACATCGAAGAGGATTCTGAATTAATAAGCTATCTCAATGAAGACAATCTTAATTATGAAGAATTAGAAATCGATGATGAATTCATTTACCATCCCGGTGATGAAGACAAAAGTGCCATTACTTTAGAAGAAAACCCAATCGATGAAGAATTTATTATCAAAACTCCAAAAAGTGAAGATATAAACGAAAATGACGAATACGATGAATTCGAAGATGATTTTGTCGGAGAAATAAGTGAAAACTTCGATAATATCATCAATGCGAAAATTAGAGGAAAACCTATTCTAGCTATTGTCAGTTCAATACTTGGAATCATCCTCTTAATCATATCTGTTTTCATATTTGAATCACGTAGTGATAGAGTAATAGACAATGTTGTTGCCGGTGAAAGTAGCTTCATGTTTGTTATTTTCCTAATTGTAGGATTATTCTTATTATGTTATGGAATTTTCAAATTGTTCGATATTAAAAATCCGTTTGGAAATATTACAAGCAGAATTGACTCTATTGACAATGAAGATGAAGACAAAAAAGATGATGATAACACCAAAAAAGAAAAACCATCCCCGAAAGTTATACCAAAAAGTAAAATTCCCCTAGATAAAGAATCTTATAAAATAGGAGAATTTGATATTGAAGATTTAAAAACTTCTCTTAAAAAACCTACTACTTCTAGTAAAAAGCCTGTTGTTGAAGATATCGAAGATTTACCTCCGGCAAAAGAAAAGACTCCGAAAAATGACGAGTTAACTGCTGAAGAAATTGAAGATATCGAATACGAACAAGCAAAGCTTGAAAGTGAATCAATTGATGATATTTTCGCTGAAGTTGAAGACATCGAGGATATAGAAATCATTTCAATTGACTCTAAAGAAGAAAAATAA
- a CDS encoding transcription factor S, giving the protein MEFCPECGAMMLPNNGVLKCNKCGYSNELNDNAQYEVSKEINAEETVKYVEDIDMGEGVTEICPKCGHDKATYELKQTRSADEAPTRFFTCKKCKHKWREYD; this is encoded by the coding sequence ATGGAATTTTGTCCTGAATGTGGGGCTATGATGCTTCCAAACAATGGCGTTTTAAAATGTAATAAATGCGGATACTCAAACGAGTTAAACGACAATGCACAATATGAAGTTTCAAAAGAGATTAATGCTGAAGAAACTGTAAAATATGTTGAAGATATAGATATGGGTGAAGGCGTAACTGAAATTTGTCCTAAATGTGGACATGATAAAGCTACTTACGAATTAAAGCAAACCCGTAGTGCTGATGAAGCACCTACCCGTTTTTTCACATGCAAAAAATGCAAACATAAATGGAGAGAATACGATTAA
- a CDS encoding NUDIX hydrolase, producing the protein MADYKIPSLTADIFIFDNDFNFILIKRKNEPYKDCWALPGGFVEYGESVETAAVREAKEETSIDVELIDLVNVYSKPDRDPRGHTVTVAYTAKGDFTSKNANSDAKDIGIFSQDDLNNLEIAFDHRKIIKDCINKAKK; encoded by the coding sequence ATGGCAGATTATAAAATTCCCTCCCTAACAGCGGACATTTTTATTTTTGATAATGATTTTAATTTTATTTTAATCAAAAGAAAAAATGAACCATATAAAGATTGTTGGGCATTGCCCGGAGGGTTTGTTGAATACGGTGAAAGTGTAGAAACCGCAGCAGTTAGAGAAGCCAAAGAGGAAACAAGCATTGATGTTGAACTCATTGATTTGGTAAATGTTTACTCCAAACCGGATAGAGACCCAAGGGGACACACAGTTACTGTAGCATATACTGCTAAAGGAGATTTTACAAGTAAAAATGCCAATAGCGATGCTAAAGATATTGGTATCTTTTCACAGGATGATTTAAACAACCTTGAAATTGCTTTTGACCACAGAAAAATAATTAAAGATTGTATAAATAAAGCTAAAAAATGA
- a CDS encoding DNA-directed RNA polymerase subunit L, which translates to MENFEIIEDKTLELTFEVKDESHGVCNALRHILMQDPDVEYAVYNIDHPLTGKPQMTIKTKRGKRPRTVLKKAAEELQKESSNFKQLIDEAL; encoded by the coding sequence ATGGAAAATTTTGAAATTATTGAGGATAAAACTTTAGAACTCACTTTTGAAGTAAAAGATGAAAGTCACGGAGTTTGTAATGCTTTAAGACATATCTTAATGCAGGATCCTGATGTTGAATATGCTGTTTACAATATCGATCACCCTCTTACTGGAAAACCACAAATGACAATTAAAACCAAAAGAGGAAAAAGACCTAGAACTGTATTGAAAAAAGCAGCAGAAGAATTACAAAAAGAAAGTTCTAACTTTAAACAACTTATTGATGAAGCTTTATAG